Proteins encoded by one window of Winogradskyella sp. PG-2:
- a CDS encoding VCBS repeat-containing protein gives MKHPRIQFLVIFFICCSFFTCNDKPSRDLNPKELIGGFELLSSEKTGIDFNNSIKESTTVNHIYYNQIYSGAGVAIGDINNDGLSDVFFGGNQVSDRLYLNKGNFTFENITKKSRVAKNSGWTWGVTMVDINADGYLDIYISRNGESMKPEERRNQLYINNQDLTFTESAQKYGLADVGFSSEAVFFDMDNDGDLDMYQVNQLPDSRLFRRYKIPQKRQKYYTDKLYLNVNGKYKDVSESAGISRSLTYGLSASVSDFNNDGWMDLYVSNDYDEPDFMYYNNGDGTFKNVINEKLKHISRFSMGTDAGDLNNDGLMDIITLDMSAEDHYRSKTNMGSMSREAFNKLVNSGKHYQYMNNTLQVNSGVGHFYDVATMNGIAQTDWSWSGLLADLDNDGLKDIMITNGIKKDVRNNDFLTVLYKELETDSKDFFEMSKKAPSKPIANYVYKNKGNLEFEKMTEDWGFNTPSFSSGMAYGDLDNDGDLDVVINNMESEAFVYKNKSNGNYLKVQFEGSEENTFGFGAKVTIRHNEKMQLAQNTVTRGYLSSVEPGLFFGLGKDKNIEKVEVVWPDGKINRFTNVKANTTLIAKYGESIVSDTSTKRESLPLLDNLDSEDLGIDFVHKENIFDDFEDEILLPHKLSENGPFLTAGDVNADGFEDVFLGGASGQSGTLYLQNQEGQFIKNESQPWEADKASEDLQSLFLDVDNDNDLDLYVTSGGNQFKLGHPSLYDRLYLNNGKGNFFKAINALPEIAQSSQCVQPSDVDNDGDLDLFIGTRLIPGKYTYPATSYILINENGMFKKAPLQTRKALENIGMVTDAVFTDIDNDNDEDLMIVGEWMEIKIFHNQDGVFEDQTGSYNLGNTRGIWWSISANDIDNDGDDDYIIGNLGNNNKFKASKAHPFKVYANDFDNNGTNDIVLAKFYKDDYVPLRGRECTSQQMPYVAEKFEDYHSFASSTLIDILPEDKVNDAIIYEIESFESIALMNDNGKLKIKPLPVEAQIAPLKSSFIYDINKDGFKDIITVGNHYGVEVETTRYDAGYGAIFLGNENNNFKFLSPNESGFDVPYDSRDLKFINQSDRPLLIITNNNAKPSVFRVKG, from the coding sequence AATAATGATGGTTTATCGGATGTATTTTTTGGGGGGAATCAAGTTTCTGATAGGCTATACCTTAATAAAGGTAATTTCACCTTTGAAAATATTACAAAAAAATCAAGAGTAGCTAAAAATTCTGGATGGACTTGGGGAGTTACTATGGTAGATATAAATGCAGATGGTTATTTAGATATATACATATCACGAAATGGGGAATCTATGAAACCCGAAGAACGAAGGAATCAACTATACATAAACAATCAAGATTTAACATTTACGGAATCAGCCCAAAAATATGGATTAGCAGACGTAGGGTTTTCTTCAGAGGCTGTATTTTTTGATATGGATAATGATGGGGATTTAGATATGTATCAAGTAAATCAATTACCAGATTCTAGATTATTTAGACGATACAAGATTCCTCAAAAACGCCAAAAATATTACACGGATAAATTGTATTTAAATGTAAATGGTAAGTACAAAGATGTTTCAGAGAGTGCTGGTATATCAAGAAGTTTAACGTATGGTTTAAGTGCAAGTGTTTCGGATTTTAATAATGATGGATGGATGGATTTATATGTTTCTAACGACTATGACGAGCCAGATTTTATGTATTATAATAATGGTGATGGCACCTTTAAAAATGTAATTAATGAAAAATTAAAACATATTTCAAGGTTTAGTATGGGTACAGATGCTGGTGATTTAAATAATGATGGACTTATGGATATAATTACTTTAGACATGTCAGCAGAAGATCATTATCGTTCAAAAACTAACATGGGTTCTATGAGTAGAGAGGCGTTTAATAAGTTAGTTAACTCAGGAAAGCATTATCAGTATATGAATAATACTTTACAGGTGAATTCTGGAGTTGGTCACTTTTATGACGTTGCTACTATGAATGGTATAGCACAAACGGACTGGAGTTGGTCAGGTCTTTTAGCAGATTTAGATAACGATGGACTAAAAGATATTATGATTACTAACGGAATAAAAAAGGATGTAAGAAATAATGATTTTTTAACGGTATTGTATAAAGAATTAGAAACAGACTCTAAGGACTTTTTTGAGATGAGTAAAAAAGCGCCATCTAAGCCAATTGCGAACTATGTATATAAAAATAAAGGGAACTTAGAGTTTGAAAAAATGACTGAGGATTGGGGTTTTAATACACCAAGTTTTTCAAGTGGTATGGCTTACGGTGATTTAGATAATGATGGTGATTTAGATGTAGTTATAAACAATATGGAGTCTGAAGCTTTTGTATATAAAAATAAAAGTAATGGTAACTATTTAAAGGTGCAATTTGAAGGTTCTGAGGAAAATACTTTTGGTTTCGGAGCAAAAGTAACAATACGCCATAACGAAAAAATGCAATTAGCTCAAAATACGGTTACTCGTGGTTATTTATCCTCTGTAGAACCCGGTTTGTTTTTTGGGCTAGGCAAAGATAAAAACATTGAAAAAGTTGAAGTGGTATGGCCAGATGGTAAAATAAATAGATTTACTAACGTTAAAGCTAATACTACATTAATAGCTAAATATGGCGAATCTATAGTATCAGATACAAGTACTAAAAGAGAGAGTTTGCCACTACTTGATAATTTAGATTCAGAAGATTTAGGAATAGATTTTGTGCATAAAGAAAATATATTTGATGATTTTGAGGATGAAATTCTTTTGCCTCATAAGTTATCAGAAAACGGACCTTTTTTAACTGCTGGTGATGTAAATGCAGATGGATTTGAAGATGTTTTTTTAGGTGGAGCCTCGGGACAAAGCGGTACATTGTATTTGCAAAATCAAGAAGGTCAATTTATTAAAAATGAATCTCAACCATGGGAGGCTGATAAAGCTTCGGAAGACTTACAATCCCTTTTTCTTGATGTAGATAATGATAATGATTTAGATTTATATGTTACTAGCGGTGGTAATCAGTTTAAACTAGGACATCCAAGTTTGTACGACAGATTATATCTTAATAACGGTAAGGGTAATTTTTTTAAGGCTATTAATGCTTTACCAGAGATTGCGCAAAGTTCTCAGTGCGTCCAGCCATCAGATGTTGATAATGATGGGGATCTAGATTTGTTCATAGGTACAAGATTAATACCTGGTAAATATACATATCCAGCCACCAGTTATATTTTAATTAATGAAAATGGTATGTTTAAAAAAGCACCATTACAGACGAGAAAAGCATTAGAAAATATAGGGATGGTAACAGATGCTGTATTTACAGACATCGATAATGATAATGATGAAGATTTAATGATTGTTGGGGAGTGGATGGAAATTAAAATATTTCATAACCAAGATGGTGTTTTTGAGGATCAAACAGGTTCCTATAATCTAGGTAATACAAGAGGTATATGGTGGAGTATATCTGCAAACGATATTGATAATGATGGGGATGATGATTATATAATAGGTAATTTAGGTAATAATAATAAATTCAAAGCTTCTAAAGCTCACCCATTTAAAGTGTATGCTAACGATTTTGATAACAATGGTACCAATGATATTGTATTAGCAAAATTTTATAAAGATGATTATGTTCCTCTTAGAGGTAGGGAGTGTACAAGTCAACAAATGCCTTATGTAGCAGAGAAGTTTGAAGATTATCACAGTTTCGCATCTTCAACACTTATAGATATATTGCCAGAAGATAAAGTAAACGATGCTATAATATATGAAATAGAAAGTTTTGAAAGTATTGCCTTAATGAACGATAATGGTAAATTAAAAATAAAGCCATTACCTGTTGAAGCGCAAATAGCACCACTAAAATCATCTTTTATTTATGATATAAACAAAGATGGCTTCAAAGATATTATTACTGTTGGTAATCATTATGGTGTTGAGGTTGAAACTACACGATACGATGCTGGTTATGGTGCTATATTTTTAGGTAATGAAAATAATAACTTTAAATTTTTATCACCTAATGAGAGTGGTTTCGATGTACCATATGATAGTAGAGATTTAAAGTTTATTAATCAATCAGATAGGCCCCTTCTTATTATCACAAATAATAATGCAAAACCATCTGTTTTTAGAGTTAAAGGCTAA